CGGCCGCATGGAGCGGACCATGTCCTCGGTGACGACCATGGGCGCCCGGCCGCCGGGGACGAGGATGGCGCCGATCACGAGGTCGGCCTCGGCGATGGCCCGCTCGATCGAGCCCCGGTTGGAGGCGAGGGTCATGATCCGGCCGCGGTGGATCTGGTCGACGAAGCGCAGGCGGTCGAGGTTCTTGTCGAGCAGGATCACCTCGGCCTCCATGCCGGCGGCGATCCAGGCCGAGTTCCACCCGACGTTGCCGGCGCCGAGCACGACCACCCGGGCCGGCCGCACCCCCGGCGCCCCGCCGAGCAGCACGCCCCGGCCGCCGTGGTGGCGCTCGAGGTAGTGGGCGCCGATCTGGGTGGCCATGCGCCCGGCCACCTCGCTCATCGGGGCCAGCAGCGGCAGCGCGCCCGACGGCAGCTGGACGGTCTCGTAGGCCACGCCGGTGACCTTGCGGGCCAGCAGGGCCTTGGCCACCTCGGGGTAGGCGGCCAGGTGGAGGTAGGTGAACAGGACCTGGCCCTCCCGCATGCGCGGGTACTCCTCGGGCTGGGGCTCCTTCACCTTGCAGACGAGCTCGGCCCGCTCCCACAGCTCGTCGACCGAGGCGACGATCTCGGCCCCGGCGCCGGCGAAGTCGGCGTCGTCGATGGCCGAGTTCACCCCGGCACCGGCCTCGAGGAGGACCTCGACGCCGTGCTGGCTGAGCTCGCGCACGCCGTCGGGCGTGATCGCGACCCGGTTCTCGCTCTCCTTGACCTCTCGCGGAACGCCGACCGTGAGTGCCATCACCCTTCCTTCCGGGACCGCTCCCTTGCGGCCGCCTCGGTCTAGCCGATCCCGGCCCGCATCCGCTGCCCCGCCTCGGTCAGCACGGTGCGCAGCACGGACCGGATCTCGTCGATCTGCGAGCTGCCGCACACGAGCGTGGGCGCCAGCTGGATGACCGGGTCGCCTCGGTCGTCGGCCCGGCAGATCAGGCCGGCCTCGTAGAGCCGGGGCGAGAGGAACCCGCGGAGGAGGACCTCGCCCTCCTCGTCGGAGAACGTCGCCTTCGAGGCCTGGTCGCGCACGAGCTCGACGGCGACGAAGTACCCGGCGCCCCGCACGTCGCCGACGATCGGCAGGTCCCGCAGCGACTCCATCGCCTCCCGCAGCTCGCCCTCGTGGCGGACGACGTTGCCGATCAGGTCCTCCCGCTCGAACAGGTCGAGGTTGGCCATGGCGACGGCGCAGGACACCGGGTGGCCGCCGAAGGTGATCCCGTGCAGGAAGCTGGCCCGCCCGTCGAGGAACGGCTCGGCCAGGCGGTCGCTGCACAGCACGGCGCCGAGCGGGGCGTAGCCCGAGGTGAGGCCCTTGGCGCAGGTGATCATGTCCGGCTGGTAGCCGTAGCGCTCGCAGCCCCACATGGTGCCGAGGCGGCCGAACGCGCAGATCACCTCGTCGGACACGAGCAGCACGCCGTGGCGGTCGCAGATCTCCCGCACCCGCTGGAAGTAGCCCCGCGGCGGGGTGAAGCAGCCGCCGGAGTTCTGCACCGGCTCGAGGAACACGCACGCCACCGTGTCCGGCCCCTCCACGACGATCGCCTCCTCGATGGCCCTGGCGGCCGCCTCGGAGAACGCGTCCTCGTCGTCGCCGATGGGGGAGCGGTAGGCGTTGGTGTTGGCGACGTGGAACACGCCGGGGGTGAGCGGCTCGAACGGCGTGCGCAGGGCGGGCACGCCCGTGACGGCGAGGGCTCCGAGGGTGGTGCCGTGGTAGGCGAGGTAGCGGGAGATGACCTTCGTGCGCTGGGGCTGGCCGATGGCCTTGAAGTACTGGCGGGCCAGCTTCCACGCCGACTCGACGGCCTCGGACCCGCCGGTCGTGAAGAACACCCGGTTGAGGTCGCCGGGGGCGAGGGCGGCCAGCCGGGCGGCCAGCTCGACGGCCGTCGGGTGGGCGTAGCCCCAGATCGGGAAGTAGCCGAGGGTGGCGGCCTGGCGGGCGGCGGCGTCGGCCAGCTCCCGCCGGCCGTGCCCGGCCTGCACGACGAACAGCCCGGACAGGCCGTCGAGCTTGCGGTCGCCGCGGCCGTCCCACACGTAGGGGCCCTCGCCCCTGACGATGATCGGCACCTCGCCCTCGGCGTAGGCGCCGAGGCGGGTGAAGTGCATCCAGAGGTGGCGCCGGGCCCGCTCGCTCAGGCCGGCGGTGGCGCCGTCGGCGGCCGGTGCGGCGCCGGCGACGGGCGCCTCCGCGTCGGTCGCGGGCTCCCCCAGGGTGGCGGTGGGTGCGTCGTCTGGCTCGGTCACGGGGTCCCCCAGGTGTAGGTCTGCTTGGCGATGCGGAGGTAGATGA
The sequence above is drawn from the Acidimicrobiales bacterium genome and encodes:
- a CDS encoding aspartate aminotransferase family protein; the encoded protein is MTEPDDAPTATLGEPATDAEAPVAGAAPAADGATAGLSERARRHLWMHFTRLGAYAEGEVPIIVRGEGPYVWDGRGDRKLDGLSGLFVVQAGHGRRELADAAARQAATLGYFPIWGYAHPTAVELAARLAALAPGDLNRVFFTTGGSEAVESAWKLARQYFKAIGQPQRTKVISRYLAYHGTTLGALAVTGVPALRTPFEPLTPGVFHVANTNAYRSPIGDDEDAFSEAAARAIEEAIVVEGPDTVACVFLEPVQNSGGCFTPPRGYFQRVREICDRHGVLLVSDEVICAFGRLGTMWGCERYGYQPDMITCAKGLTSGYAPLGAVLCSDRLAEPFLDGRASFLHGITFGGHPVSCAVAMANLDLFEREDLIGNVVRHEGELREAMESLRDLPIVGDVRGAGYFVAVELVRDQASKATFSDEEGEVLLRGFLSPRLYEAGLICRADDRGDPVIQLAPTLVCGSSQIDEIRSVLRTVLTEAGQRMRAGIG
- the ald gene encoding alanine dehydrogenase, with translation MALTVGVPREVKESENRVAITPDGVRELSQHGVEVLLEAGAGVNSAIDDADFAGAGAEIVASVDELWERAELVCKVKEPQPEEYPRMREGQVLFTYLHLAAYPEVAKALLARKVTGVAYETVQLPSGALPLLAPMSEVAGRMATQIGAHYLERHHGGRGVLLGGAPGVRPARVVVLGAGNVGWNSAWIAAGMEAEVILLDKNLDRLRFVDQIHRGRIMTLASNRGSIERAIAEADLVIGAILVPGGRAPMVVTEDMVRSMRPRAVIVDVAVDQGGCVETIHETTHADPVYERHGVVHYAVGNIPGAV